cgattaaatccttcgaatcgaacgattcgaacgattttaatccaacgatcgaaggaaaatccttcgatcaaaaaaaggttagcaaacctatggggaccttccccataggctaacattgacttcggtaggttttatctgccgaagtagggggtcgaagttttttttaaagggaaagtacttcgactatcgaatggtcgaatagtcgaacgatttttcgttcgattcgttcgtattcgaacgaatttaaccaattcgatggtcgaagtacccaaaaaatacttcgaaattcgaatttttttcattcgaatccttcactcgagcttagtgaatcggccccttattatcAGTGGAACATGgcctgatatacagtatgatcAGTGAGAATTACCTGTTTCTCAAACCTCTACATTTTAGAATGATTGTGTGAAACATGCACAAACTAATAAATGATGCCTAATGGCATAGGGTATTCTTTATAGATCACAGCATGCTGTTGCCATATATAAAAGTCCCTGTGCACCCTCTGAGGATAAAATCACACTACATAATAGATCCAAGGGTGCATATCTGGCATcactttgttgttgttgttgttttttttaacatttgtgaaTCTATTTACCAAagttcaaatttcttttttcccacaaatctccaaaaatcggtggattttctatatttctttaaaactctaaaaattaaagatgtattaaaaggcagatttatcaagggtcgaatttcgagcttaaaaactcccatcaactcttctaaactcaaaatttgaaaaaaaaatgatcaatcaaaatttattacatttaaataattttaaaaagtccaccagatgactccaaattgattgtaggaggtcccccataggctaaaacaccaattctgcaggttttagaaggAGAATAGTCGAAAtcgaattcttaaagagccagtacatgataaacttcaaatttgttttaaactcaaatcgaatttggattattcttaGTCTAATTACActaaatgaactcaaaattcaaattgaaaatttttgattttcaatttgaccctcgttaaatctgcccctaagtgtataaaccatgaaaactctaatacaaaagtttaccaggtaaaagttgttgcggtcctacagaagtcaatagAAGTTGCATTGATACTATTGgacatttttaaatcaatttggttttttagaagttttctgatttttatCCACTTGGAATTgtgcaaaaactcaaatctttagaTGTTTTACACCTATTCATATTTTCGGATTGTGTTCAACGCTTTACGACATTACAAAAAGAGAAAACCATCTAACAGGAGTATACTGTACTTTCATAAGCCTGTATTAGGgcaatatatataaacaacagagTAAATCTGGGTTTCAGTACAGCTTCATGATTAAACCCtaaatacaaagaaaacataAAGATACTTTTAAAGAtaacagacagaaaaaaatatagcTGATGCTTGAGGCAGAATCTCATGGAAAGCCTTCCACAGCTAAAAAGGCTAAAAATTATCAGCTCTTACAAATCTCAGAACTCAGAAGCTAAAATTCTACATCTCATCATAATCTCACAGTCAAAAATGACCATTTCTGTGGTTCATGTGCCATAAAAGAGTTCAACCAACTAGGTCACCTACATTTTTACAGCAACAGATGTTTCTTAGTTTAACAAACGGAAACATCTATTTATCCCTTTTTTTCACAACGCAGATGTTGATAAATATTACACAATACAAAATACTGCTGTGTCCATATGCAGACCTCTTTGCTGGCCCTTGGTGTATTTGGTACCCATTGTTCTAAATATCTGCCCTTTCCTGTTTATGTTCCTTTAATGTATGATCCACCAAAAAAGGAGAACCTCATGCAATGGTGGTGTGACAAATTTATTGCAAATGGTTGGCTGTTTTTCCACCACAGGCCACAAAATTGTTATGTAAAACGTGCATCACAACATTTCAGCAAGAAAGACAAGTTATGAAAAAGTGAAATGACATTTTGAAATGACAATTTCATTTTAAGACATTCTGTCTCACCAGAATTATATGTTCCTGAAAAAGAAAGATCATTGGTGAAATTACAATTCTAGTGGTACAATTTTGACAGTACCAACATTAAATGCCATTTTAGCAAAAAAACCATATCTGTGAATATTAGAAGACCTGAGATGCAGGTAGATACATATGGTTTGTTTAAGTAATGGCTAATTTAACCATATGTTTCCACATTTCTATacaccatttaaaaatattagctTAATCAGCTTGTAGCTTGTATCAACTGCCAATATGTGCAAAACCGTACCTCTGTTGGTCCTTAAAACATGATCTTTTAACTGAATTAAGTTGGTATGAGACAATAGCCTTAATAAAGGCTTACATTGGTCTAAGAAGCACGATGAGCTGAAAAAGACATAGTCTTATACTACCCTACAGTCAGAAACATCACGCTAGTCTGTTTTTGCAGACAATTAATGGCTGTACATGCAATCTTCATTAGCTCTATCCACGCTGTTGGGGAGCAAGACTCCCCTATAGGGCTCattcttttattaaagaaaaaagttcCAACTTAGTTTTAGTTGACACTTTATCAGTTTGCAATGCTGCTGTGTACAGTTTTGTCTATTTTGATATAGCCCTATTCTAAAGAAACATAGATGCAAGCACATAATCATAATGTAAGATTCAGCCGCAAGATATCACAGTAAAACGCTTTGAAATACAAGACATATTGTGTAGGACAATTCCAAGAAGGAAGACAAGTACACATGCTACCAAAATCACAGTGCAAATTCCAGACCAGGTAGAACTTTTAACAACCCCTCTTCTTTCATGTTCTTCTTCTACAATGTCCTGTGGAATGTTGCCATGCAAAGGCTGTTGTTCCATTGGCATGGTCACAACTGTGACTGGTTTTTGTTGGTTTCCAGGTAGTAGCCGGCAACCAATATCACCGGGTAACAATGCCCTTTCTTTGCTTACAGGCAGAGGCCACATGTAGCATCCATTGCTAGGCAATTTAATgaatactggggtgttttctgaagcATGAGGAATTGTAATAACAGCAACAACATCTGGGTCATCAGGAAGCTGGGACACAGAATATCCAGGTGGCAGTTTAGTCACACCTCTGCACCATGGGCATCTAAGGTCTTTCTGACAAGCCCTCATTTGTTGTAAGCAGACTGAACAGCACGTGTGTTTACAGTCAAGTAACTTTGGCCTTCTTCGAGGGCTATAATAATTAAAGCAAATTTGGCATTCCAGTAGGGAGTCCTGGGACAATGTTTCCATTGTAATCTTACGTGGCTTTTATAATTTGAAAATTGTTATTAAAAGTATTTCTGCCCAGGTACTGTGGGAACCCACTGAAATCTCTCCAGGGTTGTAAATCCAACTGATCTGcgtttgaaaaaaacaacaacaaaaaacacgtTTAGTAAACAAGTAAAATTTTGATGGTAGATTTTATACTGCAGATTAAGAATAACAGTAAACCACATAGTTCACACCGCACCATTAgtttgtagatttttttaaattaaaatatatatgtatatacagtttgCTAACTCTGTTGTGGTCATTTACTCACATTTACTAATCATCGCTGGCAAAATAATGGAAATGAAGCTGAAAGACAGGATGAGAGCAAACTAAAGAAGGAACAatgtaaaacatgtttaaaaatgaacTGTATCTGTATCTTAATCACCAACCAACAGTTGCTAgcaataaggatcaattaaagGTTCAACGGACAGTGGGActctaagggctgaactccatgtcGCGTTGATGTCCAATTCATCGCCATGCGTGCGATGGCATGCATGTGACGTGTCGGATGTGCAGAAAATAATGAAACTGAACGTGAATTCACAgatacaaactacatgtatccaactgttggacagtcctgattttgactacTCAAACCACAGTCCCGGCTTgttactaaggggcccatttacttagcttgagtgaaggaatagaataaaaaaaacgttgaattgcgaatgatttttttggctacttcgaccttcgactatgacttcgaatcgaacaatttgaactaaaaatcgttcgactattcgaccattcgatagtcaaagtactgtctctttaaaaaaaccttcgaccccctacttcgccacctaaaacctaccgaggtgccatgttagcctatggggaaggtccccataggctttctatcaatttttaggtcgaagaacaATTCGAATTATTTAATcaattttaataattaaccctcgatattcgaccctatgtacatctgcccctaaatgtccagactttctctttaatctctaGTGAACAAAAAAAGATGCGTTTCTAACGTAAATGGCTTTTGGAGGAGAGCCCAGGACAGCCAGCAGGTGCACTTGCATAGTTTTgtaaatttaagataagcaaataagcaattgcaacaatttgagataagcaaataagcaattgtaacaatttaaaataagcaaataagcaatttaagataagcaagtctcttggggaaactgagactaGCACTGGCAAAAGACTAGCAAaagtgtaataacacataaaacccacatgtgttcaaactttcataacctaccaaattttgtaacatgaacatgGTGTAACATGaaagtgggtgtggtcaaacaCATTTCACCACATTTTTGAACCTCTtactatttcaaaaatgttgagaggtatgtaaCTCTATTCTAAACTCTATCTCAAAACTGCCCAGAGTAAGCAgtgtgaatcagcaaaaaataaGGTGAACAGTTACTGAGGGCATGAGAGACACAGATCATTTCTGGTACTGTATGTAGTTTTAAATTcgcatgtttttattatttttttttaaacatttgcagaTAATAGTAATATAGCTGAAAAATTTCACTGCCTCTGGGGAACAGATATTCAACCAGATACCTGGATTCATACATAATATCTGATGctgagttttgccacaaaaagaaGACTATACCAATACGCTGCACAGTGTCTTTCTTTTGAAGTACAGAATCATACTCCAGATTTAGGAGTGGGTTGTTTAGAGGAGAGGATAGTTTAAAATCTGAAAGTCCTGTCTAACCAGCATTATGCAAATAGGTTTAAGCATACCACTCCTAATTCCAGGTAAAACACTTTATCTGGCAAGCCTGGACTCCATAATGGCACACCTTTCTGTACACATAAATTGATAGGCAGGTGTTTTGTGACGCAATGGAACCATGACAGTTCTTTTTGTTGTCTTTAGATACAGTCAGTGGTGCAAATAATTTTCTCAACATAGCGTGTAAGCCATCTGTCTCTGTATTTCTATCAATGGAAATGTCTAGGTTTTTCCAAGAAGACCCAGCTTCTAAAATTTCTTCAGGAAACTCTTGTTTATAGATAGCACATCCATACCGTCTACATCATTTTAATCTGATCGTTAACTTTATGACATATTGCAACACTTCAACGTATTTGTATGCCAATGTCCCTTAAGGGATCCCCAGCCACAAATACTGAAGCACTTTAGAATATGGCACAGGGCAGTTTCAGATTTCTTGAACACtatgttttaaaggggcagtataccttcTTGTTCAACGTGAGTTTATTTAATAGGGTTCGTGCTGAACAGGGCCACATTTATATAAAGGAACCTGATGGCCCCTACCAGGTGGCAGCACTTGggtgcctttttaaaaaaatgtaatctttttaaaaaaaaaaataagaaatttttCCCATCCACCACAGGAGACTTTCTATCTAAATCCGGTAGTGGAACTGGGCAGTGAGTGGTACCCAGGTCTTTGGTGCGTGGCCAGAAGTGTGTGATTCACTAGCGGGGGTGTCTTTAGGTCCAATGTTTAGGGTGGCATAGTGACTAAATACAGGGCTTGGTGCTAAATGAGatgtttgcctattgttttaatcacggAAAATAAAGGGGCTTTCctatttattgagctaaacagggcaagcTACTCAATGTTTGGTACTTGCGGGGAAGATTATTAGCATAGCAGTATACAACACCCTCCAACAGGTCCATAACTGAGGGGTAATGTTTGCGCAATGGTAATCtaattatatattgtgtataagtGCTCTAAATCACCCTCACTGGGATCAATgggaaaggaaataaaataacagactactgctgcacaaatatggcagccccctcatagggaaaaaagggggtaaaaaggaaatgttaaagcatcaggcggatacttttattgcaaaattataaatagcattgaaagataatgttatgatagatagaggctaccaaatggccaataacagccatTCAGCAACCAGGAaaatttctcatgcttgtgttgatccataactctttttacatctgaatgttgctcacgggtaaaaaaaggttgaggacccctgcaaCTAACTATActtaaaacattctttactttgcacagcctatattgTTACCCGTTTTcatatttacactgaacaattcctataaACCCAGCCTTGGAATTATACctttcactttaaaaaatatcaaaTCTGTAACTGAAGAGGTTATGTATTCAAATGAAGTGCAATCCTGtcctcatttatataaaaaagattatCCTGTAGCATAACATGGAACtgctgttttacatttttttaaaacagcagtgacggaactagcaccccccagtagttacgccaatatgtaacagtaaaaagaaaaggggaattgttgacaaataaaaaaaaaagtgttgtttgTCCTAGCTGCCCATTCACTGAATACCGTATGTAGTTAAAACATGGCTAATAAAAATATTCACAAGTTTAAACTAGCCAAATACTATATGACATAAAGGTGGCTAAGTTATATTTTTATCAGTATTGTGAAATTTCATATATAACGTTGTACATGCCACCCACTATTTAATCTAAGCACTGGCTTAAAAGTTATTTTATCAATGTCATGCATATTGTGTACTGGCAACAACAAGTGGCAAACAAGATCAAACACCGAAAGCACACAACTCCCTATATTAAATAAAGAGGGCAGGCACATACAGTGAGCAAATAATAAAATGGTTTAAGTTAGTTTAGTGACTATTTATTACAGGTAAAATCAGAAAGTGAAATTACTAACTCCTTTACAAAAAATCAGCAATATTCCCACCAGTCTGACATGTAAGAAAAGTAAATATGCATATcacacaaaaagaagaaaagaaagaaccaACAAACTGAACGAAACTGTGCTGATGCCTTATCACCTCAGGCTTGTGCGTTTCCAGCCCAAACCACCAATTTTCAAGGTTCATCACAGACCATATAAGTGGGAAACTATTCTCCATAGCATGAACTGACAGAGCACAGTATTACTTACAAATTCATAATTTACTTATACTTTGCATCTGCAGTGTTCCTGCAGCACGTATACCCCAGTTTGGCGGCAAGCTACGTTTAATTATTATGAAGTATATGCTGAATGTAAACAAGCTGACATCAGTTCCCATGTTAGTCTACTTCCAgtgaaaaactatagaaaagtaATCAATCAGTATAACAGTAATTCCAGCAACAGTGCTGTGTTCAACAACAAATTATGTCGCTTAACAAAACAGATCATATTTCAAGTGCTTCATTATGGCCTATGGCTACCTACAGTACATACTGCAGGGGAACAAACTTTACATTTCTTTAATTAGACTAATATCTGCAAAAATATGCTAACTGTATATGCATGAATGCCAATGCAATACTGCTGACTGTTGACTTTGTATAAATGAATGAACATTTTGACATCATGTTGCTAAAACCAGCAGCACAATAATAATGTCTTAAAGTAATATTGACACTTTGACAGGTTTTTACAGAAACCTGCCATCGTCACTATTAAAAAGTGTGCAGGTACTAATCTAATGTGTTCATATGAACATCTTACCACCCCTCTTGTTACTCACCTGTGTCATCCACAACACCCTGTTATACTTGACTGCTGCAACAGTTACATAGGGGTAAAGGTGAGGCAAGATGTTTGCCCCAACCCCAAGCACGATATAACTAAACTatgataagaaaataaaataccaGCATCTCTTTAAGCTGTCTTTTGGAATCAGCAACTGAGGCCTCGAAATTAAAAATCACTATAATTGCATGTGTCATTTGTTACATTTACCATTGGGCAGTATGTTGTGGGTGACCCACTGCTGTGCAAAATGAACATATCTcctataaagataaataaaggaggattattttgcataaagAATTTTACAGATAATATTAGACACAATTCACTCAACATGTAGGGGTTAAACAGAGGGATATATGAAAGAATATATATGCATATGACAGTTTCTGACATGATCGCAAATAAGACTATTATTTTTAACACTAAAAACTGATAGAATTTGATCAGTAAAACACATGCACCATAGTTAAGCTATTATTTGGGAGCAATACTGACAGGCAAGCCCCTAAGCAGAAAGATCAGTATAGCTGTTTCTTTAATAATCCCAAAACGCCATAACTTGTGAAGGGCTGAGGATTGTACATGAGGGGTCATGGAACATGCAGTGTGCTGGAAGATACATAAATGACAGAATGAAACTAATAGAATGTGATTTGCAGTGGGTTCTAGCTGAAACCTAAAGATCAACTTTCTTTGtgctatttaacaaaaaaataataaaaacaaatctccCAGCAAAGACAGTTTTCCCCCGCTGGTCTCTTTCCACTGGCAAAAGAAACAG
This is a stretch of genomic DNA from Xenopus laevis strain J_2021 chromosome 6S, Xenopus_laevis_v10.1, whole genome shotgun sequence. It encodes these proteins:
- the rnf152.S gene encoding E3 ubiquitin-protein ligase rnf152-A (The RefSeq protein has 1 substitution compared to this genomic sequence), with translation METLSQDSLLECQICFNYYSPRRRPKLLDCKRTCCSVCLQQMRACQKDLRCPWCRGVTKLPPGYSVSQLPDDPDVVAVITIPHASENTPVFIKLPSNGCYMWPLPVSKERALLPGDIGCRLLPGNQQKPVTVVTMPMEQQPLHGNIPQDIVEEEHERRGVVKSSTWSGICTVILVACVLVFLLGIVLHNMSCISKRFTVISCG